ATTTCGGGTATAGAAAAGATGTGAACATTCTTAAAGAAATTAGTTTTGAAGCACGTCCTGGTGAGAGCATAGCGCTTGTGGGTCCAACAGGGGCAGGTAAGACTACAATTGTAAATTTGCTTACAAGATTTTATGATGTAACGAGTGGAGTAATATATATTGATGGCGTTGACATAAGGGAATATACAAGAGATAGCCTTAGAAGATGTTTTGGTATAGTGCTTCAAGATACCTACCTTTTTACAGGAACTATCAAAGAAAACATAAAATATGGCAATCTAAATTCCTCGGATATAGAAATTGAAAATGCAGCTAAAATGGCAAATGCACATGAATTTATAAGGAGACTTCCAAGTGGGTATGAGACAGTACTTTCAGAGAGTGGAAGTAATCTTAGCCAAGGACAAAGACAACTTTTGGCTATTGCAAGAGCAATACTTACGAATCCATCTATATTAATATTGGATGAAGCCACTAGTAGTGTTGATACTAGAACTGAACTTAGAATACAGGAAGCTATGCTCAAACTAATGAAGGGTAAAACGAGTTTTATTATAGCACACAGACTAAGCACTATAAGAGATGCAAACAAAATAATGGTTATAGATGATGGACAAATTATAGAGATGGGAAACCACACGGAGCTTATAAATAAAAAAGGCAAATATTATAACATGTATTTTAATCAATATAATAATAGTGATGAGTAGTAAGTTAAGAGAATGGCACACTAACTAAGAATTATTTTTGAGGATAGGACGGTATATGATTGCTTTTTCATGGTAGAATTATTAGATGATAGATTAATTGGATAAGATTTATTAATAATCATATCCATAGTTAAAATATTAATATAGGAGAGTGTATAATGATTTTAAGTAACGATGATAAATGTTGGTGTAAAAGTGGACTAAAATATAATGAGTGTCATTTAGATTTTGATAAAAAATTACAGGTTTTGAAGAAACAATGTTGCACAGTTCCCAAAAGAAAGCTTATTAAGAATAAAGAGCAAATTGAGGGAATAAGAAGGAGTGCTGAAATAAATAATGGTATTTTAGATTTAGTTAGTGAGACTATTAAAGCAGGAATGACTACAGAAGATATTAATACACTAGCTCATGAATATACAATATCTCGAGGTGGAATTCCAGCTACTCTTAATTATGAGGGATTTCCCAAAAGTCTTTGTACATCAATAAATGATGAAGTATGTCATGGAATACCAAGTAAAGATGTAATACTTAAAAATGGTGATATTATAAATGTTGATGTAACTACTATCCTTAATGGATATTATTCAGATGCATCAAGAATGTTTATGATTGGAGAAGTAAGTGATGAAGCTAGGAAGTTAGTAGAAATTACAAAGGAGTGTCTAAATAAGGGACTAGAAGCAGTGAAACCTTGGGGCTTTTTAGGGGATATAGGAGCAGCGATACAAGAATATGCACAGAGTAATGGATACTCAGTAGTTAGGGATTTTGGAGGACACGGAGTTGGATTACAGATTCATGAGGACCCATTTGTTTCTCATTGTGGAACTAAAGGAACAGATATGATTTTAGCACCAGGAATGGTATTTACAATTGAACCAATGATAAATGTTGGAAGTAGTAAAATATTCATTGATGAAGATAATGGATGGACTGCATATACAGCTGATGGAGCTCTTTCAGCACAATGGGAGAATACAATTCTTGTAACTGAGGATGGTATAGAGATAATATCAAAATAGATAATATAAAAACACCACACTCCTTAAAGAATGTGGTGTTTTTATGTTTATAATCTCTTACTTAAATATCTATTTTATAATATTATTTAGATGAAATTTCGTCATCTGCAACAATATCTTTTGAGCTTTTTTTAGCATTTAAGTATTCAGAAATTTTTGTTTTAGATTCTGTTACACTACTTTTAACATCTGTAACTTTATTGTCAATGGTGTCTTTAAGTTCTGTAGTTTTATCTTTTATATTGTTTGTAATATCTTTTGATGACTTAACAATATCCTCTCTATTTTCCTTACCGGATTTTGGTGAGAAAAGTAAACCACCTAACAATCCACTAAGACTTCCTGCTACTGCTCCAATAGCTACTTTTTTAGCAGTTTTAATTTTTGCTTGTTTTTGTATTTCTATTTTCCTATTTTTAAACCAACTTGAAAATACCATAATTATTTCCTCCTTCAAATTTTAAATACTTATTATTTTTTAATAAATGTAGATTTTAATATTATGAATTTGCATCACTATATTGTCTTGGTTTACTATGTTGGAGTATACTATGATGCCTACCATATAAAAAGTAAATTGCTAGCCCAAGTGATAACCAAATTATAAATCTAATCCATGTTTCTAGAGGTAATGCTGTCATTAAATAAACGCAAGCAATTATAGTTAGGATAGGTATAAAAGGTACCCAAGGACATCTAAACTTTCTTTCAGCATCTGGCATAGTTTTTCTTAGTACTATAACACCGATAGATACAAGAATGAAGGCAAATAATGTACCTATGTTACATAGCTTTATTATCTCCTCTAGGGGCAAAAGTCCTGCCATAATAGCAGCTATACTACCTGTGATTATTGTGCAAAGAGTAGGTGTTTTGTGAACTGGGTGAACCTTTGAAAATACCTTTGGAAGTAGTCCATCTCTTGACATAACCATAAACACTCTGATCTGTCCATAAAGCATTACAAGTAATGTTGAAATCATTCCTATAACTGCACCTGTTCCAACTAGAGCAGCTCCCCAGTTAATACCAAAACGCTTCAATGCATCTGGAATAGCATTATTCTGACTAATTTCTTTAAATGGAACCATACCGGTTATAACAATTGCAACTGTAACGTAAAGCACAATTACAACTCCTAGGCAAATAGCAAGTCCACGAGGTACATCTCTTTTTGGATTTATGGTTTCTTCAGCTGCTGTCGATACTGCATCAAAACCAATATAGGCAAAGAACATTATTGAAGCACCTGCCATTACACCTTTCCATCCAAAAGGAGAAAATGGTTTATAGTGAGCAACACTAATATGAAATACACCAAGTACTATAAATAAAATAATTACACCAATTTTAATTAAGACTATGACGTTATTTAGCTTAGCACTTTCTTTTATTCCTATGAATAATATCCATGTTACAAGGCCTACTATGAAAACGGCTGGTAAATCAATAATCCCACCGGCCGATGGTCCAACAGATATTGCTTTAGGTAAATCTATTCCAGCAGAGTTTAACAGCCCTACAAAGGTTCCTGACCAACCGGAGGCAACTGCAGCGGAGGAGACTAAATATTCAAGCATTAGATCCCATCCTATAATCCAGGCTATAATCTCACCAAAAGCAATATATGAATATGTATAAGTACTACCCGCTACTGGAAACATTGTAGCAAGTTCTGCATAAGTAAGGGCACAAAGTCCACTTGTTATTGCTGCTACAATAAATGATAAAACAACTGCCGGGCCTGCCATATGGGCACCAACACCTGTTGATACAAAAATTCCTGTACCAAGAACTGCACCTATTCCAAGTGCTGCAAGGTCAGTTGATGTAAGATTCTTTTTTAAATCAGTTTTTTTGGCAGCTTTAAGTTCCATTTTCAGGGACTTTTTCTTCCACATTCTCTTCCAAATAAGTTTCAAAATATTTGTCTCCTCGCGTATATTATTTTCTTGTAATAATTATTTAAAGCAAAAGATAGCTTTTTAAACATATGTTTCTTTGTAGACACTTCATCATTTATAACTTCTGTTTCTGAAAGAATTTGATCATATATTATGTCTTTATCACTCAGTTTAATTATTCCTTGAAAAAATTCCCCAGTGAGTGTAGTCATATTACTCCCCTCCTGTTTTTTTAAAAGAATTATTCATATTTCTGCATTAATCTAAGCACTTCAATGGATGCATCAAATCTTTTCTGGACATCATCACTTTCCATAGCATTTTTTATAGTTTCTATAGCCAATGGTAGCAAATTTATCAAGCTTTCATGTAAATCAATGTTGTCGGTAGTAGTTTTCATATCAGATAAAAACGCCTTAAATTCATCGATACGATGTTTCAGATGTGCAACATAATTTTGCGCGCCTAATGATTTTCTAACAGCCTCAGGTAAGCTAGATCTACGAATAGGGTTGTCCTTATTAATAAATTCAACTCTTCTTTGATGAGGATAACCCTCAGCTACTTTAGTTGCATCATAATAATATGGACTTGTAACTTTTGCAAGATATATCTTATCTCCATAAGGGATAATACATAGGTCACCAACTTGAATATTGTTTACAAATTGATTGATAACTCCGAGCTTAACATTCGAACAGGAATAATTATTCTTAGCAAGCTCTGTAAGAAGAGTATTTTTAGGCATACCTGTTAAGTCAATTAAATTACTCCAACCTATTGCAATTATGTCATTTTCTAAAAATTCTTTTAATCTATTAATGTTTTCAGGATTGGTTCTTACCAACCATAAGTCATCAAAATCTAACAATATAAACCCTCCTATAATTTATTTATTATTACTACTATACAACAAAACCAACTAAAAAGCAACTAAACTCTACTAAAAATTACTAAATCATTAAAATGGTAAGAATGTTTATTTTAGTAGAATCGTAAACCGTAGAGCTTTAAGACAG
This window of the Clostridium estertheticum genome carries:
- a CDS encoding amino acid permease gives rise to the protein MWKKKSLKMELKAAKKTDLKKNLTSTDLAALGIGAVLGTGIFVSTGVGAHMAGPAVVLSFIVAAITSGLCALTYAELATMFPVAGSTYTYSYIAFGEIIAWIIGWDLMLEYLVSSAAVASGWSGTFVGLLNSAGIDLPKAISVGPSAGGIIDLPAVFIVGLVTWILFIGIKESAKLNNVIVLIKIGVIILFIVLGVFHISVAHYKPFSPFGWKGVMAGASIMFFAYIGFDAVSTAAEETINPKRDVPRGLAICLGVVIVLYVTVAIVITGMVPFKEISQNNAIPDALKRFGINWGAALVGTGAVIGMISTLLVMLYGQIRVFMVMSRDGLLPKVFSKVHPVHKTPTLCTIITGSIAAIMAGLLPLEEIIKLCNIGTLFAFILVSIGVIVLRKTMPDAERKFRCPWVPFIPILTIIACVYLMTALPLETWIRFIIWLSLGLAIYFLYGRHHSILQHSKPRQYSDANS
- a CDS encoding YtxH domain-containing protein; its protein translation is MVFSSWFKNRKIEIQKQAKIKTAKKVAIGAVAGSLSGLLGGLLFSPKSGKENREDIVKSSKDITNNIKDKTTELKDTIDNKVTDVKSSVTESKTKISEYLNAKKSSKDIVADDEISSK
- a CDS encoding methionyl aminopeptidase produces the protein MILSNDDKCWCKSGLKYNECHLDFDKKLQVLKKQCCTVPKRKLIKNKEQIEGIRRSAEINNGILDLVSETIKAGMTTEDINTLAHEYTISRGGIPATLNYEGFPKSLCTSINDEVCHGIPSKDVILKNGDIINVDVTTILNGYYSDASRMFMIGEVSDEARKLVEITKECLNKGLEAVKPWGFLGDIGAAIQEYAQSNGYSVVRDFGGHGVGLQIHEDPFVSHCGTKGTDMILAPGMVFTIEPMINVGSSKIFIDEDNGWTAYTADGALSAQWENTILVTEDGIEIISK